TCGCCGCCAGCATCGAAATCCAGAAATTAAATGAACGGCGCACGTTCCAGTCCGCCAACCGTCGGCTGCGATGCGTACTCATCGGAATCGCTGACAACCTGGCTTGCCACTGCGATTATTACCCTGTCCAGACAGAACTAGGATCATCTGGTGGCTCTTGCTCGCCCAGGTCGAACCGACCGGCTGACCCAGATTACCAGGCTTCTGTCACGCTCACCTTGGGCACTTTGGGAGCGAAAAACCGGAGAGAGGACTTTACCTCCCACCCGTGAGTGTACTGGATTTTGAGTCTTCGCTGATGATGTTGGGGATGATGTTGGGTTAGTGCGGCGTTGGGCGTGCGATTGTGTCGCAAGTCTTGCCTGGGTAACGGAAACGAACAAATCCACGTTGTGGTTGCATTGTAGTGCTGTGGCGACAGTGCGGGGCAATATGCTTCCCAATTTCTTCCCAATTCGGATCGCGGCGGCCGACATGACCGACGCGACTAAATTGCGATGCGCTTTTGATATTGGATCCGAATCGAGCGACTTCTCAAAGTCATCAACGATTTATCAGTCGCAAACAGAAATATACGATCGAGGCGACAACGACCAACCCGGCAATAATCCAATACCCGCCTGCAAACAAACCTGCCTTGGATGATAACGCTAAGCAATTGGCGCACGGCTCTGCTCGACCTGTATTCGGATTGACTAAAACAGGCGACCCACACTTTGGACATTGCCCCCAATTCTCATTTATATTTGCGGCCACCATGGTTGGATCCTGCGTTAGGAAAGCTTCAACGAACGAGCATTTCCGTATCAGGTGCTCTTCACCCACTCGCGAGCTTTGTGAATGTCTTTACTCTCGAAGTAGCAAATTTTTGCTGTTGAAAGTGGCTGCAAAAATTCTACATTCCTTTCTCGATTTGCTCTCGCCAACGAGCCCCATTGCTGGAAAGTCCAGTGGATGAGAGGAAAGGCTCTTGAAAAGCTTGAGGATGTCTGCCTGCAGCGTAACGTCAGTGGAGACTTTTCAATCGACCCCCTGCAAGACGCTCACATAAAGATCCCCGACGCCTTCCGCAGCGTGGTAGTCCTACTTTTCATGCCGATTCTTGCCGAACGAATCTTTCGCAGTGCCCTTGGCCTTCAGACGTCGGTTTGCCGAAATGGCAACTCCTCCCCGCAGTAGATCTCGCTTGACCGCTAACTTCCAGCACTTTTTTGCTTTCTCCAGATTTCCATTCTCAGCGAATAAATCCCCGAGTACAAGACAGAGCGTCGGGACACCTTCGAACTTTATTGCCAATTTGCTAGTGGCTCGGATCGCGTCGTCGCGAAAGCCAACTTTGTGAAAGACAAAGGCGGTATGCAGTTCCTCTGCAACTGGTTTTGATTCGCCGCTAAACGCCGCTTCAAGGATCTCGGAGCAAGCAGCGAAATGCTCCAAGCTTGCTTCACACTGGGCCAACATAATTTTCGCGCGGGGGCCACGATCAGTTGTCTTTGCCAGCGTCTCAAAAATGTGCCGAGCTTCGTGCAGCCGCCCAGCCTCAAATAACGCATCGCCCAAAGCAAAGGCGCGCGGAAAATCCAAGGTCAGCTTTTTGTCTCTGACCTCAAACGTATAACATTGAGTCGACTGATTCGGTTGTAAGTCACTCATGTCAGCCTCAGACTTAGCGATGGCTGCGGGCGTGCCCGAAGCAGCCCATTAACTCGGCGGTTCCTACGATGTGGGGTCGCATGGCACTTTCAACTTGTTTCCGACTGGCGCCTGCGGGAAGCTTGAGCGATTCTACGTCCAGGGCAAACAGGTGGAAAAAGTAACGATGGCGACCCTGATTTTGAGGCGCGCGAGGTCCACTGTATCCCACGTTTTGAAAGTCATTGCTGCCAGCGATACCAATCGTGCGGTCATTAAAGGGGAGTTCGCGAACTTCGGCAGGAATATCGAACAAAATCCAATGAGTGAAATGTCCCTTGGCAATGTCAGGGTCATCCATGATGAGAGCGAAGCTTTGCGAACTTCCAGGCGGACAATGCCAAGCCAAAAATGGGGAATAATCGCTCCCCTCGCTCGTATTGATTGTGGGAATTAAATCGCCCTTTACGAAAGCTGGACTGGAAAGGGTAAATTGCTCTCTGATCATGATGGCCTAGGACCTTCTGCCCAACATAGTACGATTGCGTCGTGCAATCTAAAGGTTTATTGAGGTCATGTGCCGTATGAACTTAATTCTGTTCCGGTTACTCCTCCGGTTCGTCCTGGAATGCCAAAACTCGACGACACTCATTAGCACAATTGTGGCAAGCGCTGACACAATTTCGAACCTGCATGGAATGGTACTGTTCGCACTCACTGGCACAGGCATCGCAGATTAGCGCACACAAACCGCAAACTTCCCGGGCAAACATTGAATCGCGTTTGACAAATCCAGCGGTCGTCCGGCAAAACTGAGCGCAATTGGCCGCTAATCGGCGACACATGGCTTGTTCCGGCATTATTCCGTTCGTCGGACGCTTGGTTCTCACTGCATGGCAAGCGTCTGCACAGCAATGGCAGGCTTCAACGCAAGATGTAAATTTCATGATCACGATCCCCGTAAACCATTGCGACTCAATAAAACCGAAGCAGTTCCTTGCTTAAATTTAATTGCTTTTGATTCTTTGCACTTTTGGCGCTGCGCTATTGTTATGTTTCTGCAATGTGTGTAATGCCGTTAACGCTGCGGGCGGAACCGACACTGCCGGCTCAAAACCGTTAAACAATGCCAACAGCGGCAATAGATATTCGCCTCCCATTCGATGAGCGAAGTGCGACAACACATGATGTGCACTATCTCGTACCCAAATGGAGTTGCCATGGGAAAGCAGCGCTAGCAAAGTCTGCTCCAACCCTTTCGCTCCCAGTCGAACGAGCCCTTGTGAGGCGACCCACCGGACATCATGATTCTCATCGTCCATGACTTCGGCGAGCGCGTTAGCCGCATTTACATCTCGAATTTGCGACAGTGCTTTTGCAGCTTCCCACCGCGCGTGAACGATGGGAGACTTCAACTCACGGATCAGTGGGACTATTGCTTCCCGGCCGAGAATTGTCAGTTTATTTCGTGCTCGCTCACGTTCGAGAGGATTGTCGCTCCGCAATGCAACGAACAAATCTTGTATGTCTGGCGGACTGCCCTCAAGAACTTTCTCCACTGCACTCATTTGAAGTCTCCTTCTAGGAGTTCATGACTCGTTTCACGGCCACTATTCTCTATACGCTCTAAGAGGCTGGTCAGGTCGTGAATCTGAACTTGGGACGCGACGTTGATCACAATTCCAGTGGCATAGCGGACTATGTAAGAGATTCCCTGAATCTGACGTCAGAAATTATCCGCGATGGAAAAAATGGGTACACATTGTGAAAGAACTAAAGCAGGCTTTATTGACCGAGCCCGAATTATAAAACTTCAAGTCCATATAATTGTGTGGCTGGTCGTTAGCAAAACGCCAAAGCAGTTCTCTGCGTTGCAATCCAAGGGAGGTGTACCATGTCAGTTGAAGTTTGCGAAATCAAGGAAGACAAAGCGATTGAGGTAGATTTAAGCGACAAGCTCACGAAGGAAGACTACGGTCATTTCCTTCCAGCTGTTGAGGCAGCGATCCAACGGCACGGCAAAATACGAATGCTAGTCGTGATGCGCGATTTTCACGGTTGGACGGCGGGCGCATTATGGGAAGACATTAAATTTGATTTTCGCCATTTCCGCGACATCGAGCGCTTGGCACTAGTCGGTCAAAATCGTTGGGAAGCGGGCATGGCCGTGTTTTGCAAACCATTTACCACTGCAAAGATCAAATATTTTGATCTCACGGCGATCGAAGAGGCAAAACAGTGGATTGGCGACGGCTTAAAGGCTTCGGTGACGCACTAAACTTACGTCTAAGATATCGTCGAGCTACTTCGCTCTAAAACCCATCGGACCGCACGCTGGATCAACTCCGGAATGGTTTCCGTTCCGAGTTTTTCTTTGATGCGTGATCGGTATGTGTCGACGGTTTTGCGACTCACGTGCATTTTGTTAGCAATGGCATCGGTGGTGAGCCCTTGCCCCATTAATTCAAAAGCTTGTAGTTCTCGATTGGAAAGCTGCTCGATTGGCGATCGGCTTTTTACCTGGTCGCCAACGACGGCATGTAGAATCTCGTTCGCGACCTCGCCGCTGACGTAGACCTTGCCTGACAGTACCGTGCGAATTGCCTCCAATACATGTTGAGTTGGTTGTGCCTTATTTAGATAACCATGTGCGCCAGCCCGTAAAGCACGCTCTGCATAGATATTCTCCGGGTACATCGACCACACAAGTATGCGCACGTCTGGATTTCGATGTTTAATACGCTGGATCAAATCGACGCCATTACAGTTCTTTAATGAAATATCGATAATCGCCACGTTCGGGTGAGTTGTCTCAAGCACGCTCAATGCGCCAGTGATATCTACCGCCTCGCCGCAGATCTCCAAATCAGGCTGCGTCGATATCTGGATCGCCAGACCTTCGCGGACAATGGGATGGTCATCCACGATCAAAATTCTCGCAGCCGCAGTGGCTGTGTTCTGCAGATTCGCCATTGGCACCTCGCTTGTTTGTTAACGTACATGTCACGCATGCGCCACCCGCCGCAGATTGACAGACATTGAGGGTGGCGCCGATTTGCTGTGCACGGTATCGCATGATGTGCAGTCCCATGCCGTCTCCGGTCATGGATCGGTTCGGATCAAATCCCAGCCCATCGTCTTGAATGGTCAATGAAAGCCCCCTGTTGGTGCGATGGAGACCCAGTTTAATGCAGCTCGGATGTCCGTGACGTAAAGAATTGGTGAGTGCTTCTTGCGCGATTCGGTAAAGATGCGTTGCTGCCTCGCGCTCCAGTGGTTGCACTGGCTCTGGACAGTCAAAGCATATTTCGATGCCCGCGTGTTGTCTGGTGTTCGTTACTAGTTCATCCAGCGCAGACCACAGTCCCAAGGTTTCGACCTGAATTGGCTCGAGACCATGTGATAGATTCCGGACTTGCTGGCGAATCCGATTCAGCCCGGCTGTAAGCCTGGCAACAATGCGCTGTTGCACTGCCGTTTTAGGAAGACTTTGCTCCAATGCGTTTGCCATCAGGCCGAGGCCTGTCAATTCCTGCCCCACGCTGTCGTGTAATTCGTGGCTGATGCGCCGTTGTTCTTCGTCGGAAATTTCCAGCACTTCGCGCTCCAAATCCTTGCGGCGTGTAATGTCGAATGAAACACCGAGGAAGCGTAAGGCTCGGCCATCTGGGCCATACAAATACCGCCCGACCACCGCAAGCCAAGTCGTACTGCCGTTGTCGGCACGGTGAATGCGGTACTCGGTGCTGAACAGCGAACGATTTTGGCATGCTTTGTCCTGCTCGTTCAGAACGCGCTCAACATCGTGGGGGTGCAGTAGGGACTGCCACATTTCCACGGAGGCTTCTCCGCCGACTTTTGGCTGATACCCCAGCATTCTGAAATGCGTATCGGACCAAATCGTCTTATGGGTCTCCAGGTTTCGATCCCATGTTCCCATTCCCGCACCTTCCATAGCTAAACGGAGCCGCTCTTCACTTTCGGCAAGATGCAGGTTTTTCTGGGCAATTTCCTCGGCACGCTTAACAACGGTCACTCCGGCGAAAGCAGTCAACCAAAGCGCGGTCAGACCCATCGCCATATTGCCGAGGGCAAATAGAAATGGCGTGCGTGGATGTGGCAGCATTGCGTCGCCGACAATGAGGATCGAACACACGCCAGCAGTAAGGGTGACGAGACGCGCTGAGTTAAACCATACCGGCACAAGAATTACCGGTAAGTATAGAACCCATACGTCCAGCACCAGGGGCGTGGCAAAATCTGTCACGGCCACCGCACCAATGTAGGCTGCGGCAGCCGCCAGAATGAGGTTTCGCGGTTTATGCTTAACAGGCATCTTCGTGAGAACTGCCCCCACAATTGCTTGGTGATCAAAGGGGCGCAGGAAGGTCAGCGCAAACTTCTTCTGCACGAATTATAGCGAATTGTGCGCCAAAACTAATAACGGCGTCAGCATATCGCAGTAATCTCAGACTTTTCCCTACAAAGCTACTTTCGACGATTCTGACATAAGTTCGCGAATTCTTCCGATTGAGGCCATTCGCCGCCAACCTAACAATGATTTTGGCGGCCTGATGATGTTGAAGGAATCAATTTGGGTAGGCCAGGCGTTTGGCCTCCGTATCTGAGTGTTTACCAGGCTGCCAAGGAGGATTGAGATGTTGGTTTTGACAAGAAAGGTCGGAGAAAAGATCGTCGTTGGAAATCGAATCGTCGTCGAGGTGCTTAGAACAAAAGGCGGGCGAGTGAGATTGGGCATTGACGCGCCACGCGAAGTTTGTGTTTACCGAGATGAGATTCGCGATCGTTTTAAGGCAGCCCAGCCTCAAGCGAAACTAAATCCACGTCCCAACCGATCAAGATTTTTTCCAGAGTTTGCCTGAAATCCGGAATTGAAGATAGAGACCCACCAACTGCCTAGACAGAGAAAAGGAGCATTAAAATGTCAACTGCAATCGCTGCACGCGAGCCTCGTCGTATTCGGCCATGGCTTCGACGAGGGCCACTGTTTTCATTGCGCGAAGAAATTGACGATCTATTCTCAAATTTCTTGAGCGAGGCCAGTGATAGTTGGCCAAACGGGTCAGCACTGCCGCCGCTGGATTTAACCGAAACCGATTCAAGCGTCGAAGTCCGCCTCGATGTGCCGGGCATTAAACCCGGGGAACTTGATATCCAGCTGACCGGCAACACACTCAGCATTAGCGGCGAAAGAAAAGAGGAGTTTGAAGACAAAGGCCGCACTGTGTACCGATCCGAACGGCGGATCGGTTCATTCTCACGCTCGATTACTTTGCCATGTGCCGTAAAGGAAGATCATGTCGACGCTCAATACCGCGACGGTGTACTCACGATCACACTCCAAAAAACCGAGGAATCCAAAACTCGTAAAATCAAAATTCGAACATAAGACGGACTCAGTTATCCGTCATTTATTTCAACCCAAGCCGCATCGACGACCGACAGACTCTTCCTTATAGGAAGCATCTGCATCCTAAAACCCTTATTGCAATTTAGAAATTGGAGGTGTTGTCACGGCAAACATGACGGCAGAATCGGGGAAAATAAGAACGAGCGCAAATTATGTTTATCTTTCGCTCAGCGTGAGCAGAGAATTGAGGCTTGAAATTATGAAAGGAGACTTGGTCATGCGACGGCAAATGATAACTTTGTTGGCGGTCGCCGGGTTAGTCGGTGTGGTAGGAGTGATTCTTGCGGCTGACAAAAGTACGTCCAAAAGTACGCCGCCCTTAAAAATGGTGGCGGCGAACTCAACGATGAAAACGGGCGCCAAAACACAAGCCTATTTGGGAATCGGCGTTGCCTCTTTGCCGCAGGCACTCGTGAGCCAGCTGCCTAGCGTACTGGGAGAAGGATTTGGACTGCTCGTTGCTAGCGTAGCTCCTGGCTCTCCTGCGGAAAAGGCGGGATTGAAGGCAGACGATGTGCTCATCACGTATGACGACCAACGGCTATATTCGCCTGAACAGTTCGTCAAATTGGTGCGGTACGATAAACCGGAACGGCAAGTCAAATTGGGCGTTGTGCACGATGGCAAATCGGAGGACCTTAAAGTCGATTTAGGCG
This genomic stretch from Pirellulales bacterium harbors:
- a CDS encoding PDZ domain-containing protein, with product MRRQMITLLAVAGLVGVVGVILAADKSTSKSTPPLKMVAANSTMKTGAKTQAYLGIGVASLPQALVSQLPSVLGEGFGLLVASVAPGSPAEKAGLKADDVLITYDDQRLYSPEQFVKLVRYDKPERQVKLGVVHDGKSEDLKVDLGEHSPEASESPQSMGMHWPMSMHAQRPMTAEDEEASWNSFDSLSLSRTSKDQFKAEIKYRDDKGKLETKDFQGSREQIRKDIDAEKDLPTNERDQLLRAISLARNPWEADFPYVEFIPNNGIFWDFFEPAQQSNH
- a CDS encoding carbon storage regulator, whose amino-acid sequence is MLVLTRKVGEKIVVGNRIVVEVLRTKGGRVRLGIDAPREVCVYRDEIRDRFKAAQPQAKLNPRPNRSRFFPEFA
- a CDS encoding YbhB/YbcL family Raf kinase inhibitor-like protein codes for the protein MIREQFTLSSPAFVKGDLIPTINTSEGSDYSPFLAWHCPPGSSQSFALIMDDPDIAKGHFTHWILFDIPAEVRELPFNDRTIGIAGSNDFQNVGYSGPRAPQNQGRHRYFFHLFALDVESLKLPAGASRKQVESAMRPHIVGTAELMGCFGHARSHR
- a CDS encoding response regulator transcription factor; the protein is MANLQNTATAAARILIVDDHPIVREGLAIQISTQPDLEICGEAVDITGALSVLETTHPNVAIIDISLKNCNGVDLIQRIKHRNPDVRILVWSMYPENIYAERALRAGAHGYLNKAQPTQHVLEAIRTVLSGKVYVSGEVANEILHAVVGDQVKSRSPIEQLSNRELQAFELMGQGLTTDAIANKMHVSRKTVDTYRSRIKEKLGTETIPELIQRAVRWVLERSSSTIS
- a CDS encoding STAS/SEC14 domain-containing protein: MSVEVCEIKEDKAIEVDLSDKLTKEDYGHFLPAVEAAIQRHGKIRMLVVMRDFHGWTAGALWEDIKFDFRHFRDIERLALVGQNRWEAGMAVFCKPFTTAKIKYFDLTAIEEAKQWIGDGLKASVTH
- a CDS encoding Hsp20/alpha crystallin family protein, coding for MSTAIAAREPRRIRPWLRRGPLFSLREEIDDLFSNFLSEASDSWPNGSALPPLDLTETDSSVEVRLDVPGIKPGELDIQLTGNTLSISGERKEEFEDKGRTVYRSERRIGSFSRSITLPCAVKEDHVDAQYRDGVLTITLQKTEESKTRKIKIRT
- a CDS encoding HEAT repeat domain-containing protein, which codes for MSAVEKVLEGSPPDIQDLFVALRSDNPLERERARNKLTILGREAIVPLIRELKSPIVHARWEAAKALSQIRDVNAANALAEVMDDENHDVRWVASQGLVRLGAKGLEQTLLALLSHGNSIWVRDSAHHVLSHFAHRMGGEYLLPLLALFNGFEPAVSVPPAALTALHTLQKHNNSAAPKVQRIKSN
- a CDS encoding PAS domain-containing protein, with protein sequence MQKKFALTFLRPFDHQAIVGAVLTKMPVKHKPRNLILAAAAAYIGAVAVTDFATPLVLDVWVLYLPVILVPVWFNSARLVTLTAGVCSILIVGDAMLPHPRTPFLFALGNMAMGLTALWLTAFAGVTVVKRAEEIAQKNLHLAESEERLRLAMEGAGMGTWDRNLETHKTIWSDTHFRMLGYQPKVGGEASVEMWQSLLHPHDVERVLNEQDKACQNRSLFSTEYRIHRADNGSTTWLAVVGRYLYGPDGRALRFLGVSFDITRRKDLEREVLEISDEEQRRISHELHDSVGQELTGLGLMANALEQSLPKTAVQQRIVARLTAGLNRIRQQVRNLSHGLEPIQVETLGLWSALDELVTNTRQHAGIEICFDCPEPVQPLEREAATHLYRIAQEALTNSLRHGHPSCIKLGLHRTNRGLSLTIQDDGLGFDPNRSMTGDGMGLHIMRYRAQQIGATLNVCQSAAGGACVTCTLTNKRGANGESAEHSHCGCENFDRG